CAACGCCAAGCTGCGCCGGCAGGTGCGGCCGAAGAGCGCCGTGACCGTGGTCACCCTGCAGGCCGGCGCCTTCGGCCTGACCGGCGAACCCGCCGGCACCCCGGCCGTGGAGAGAATCGAAGCCCAGGCCGAAGGCAACGTGGAATTCGTCGGCTATGAGCCCGCTGAGAAGGGGGAGGTCGATCTCTCCCGCGCCGAGGTGATCGTCAGCGCCGGCCGCGGCATCGGCAAGCCGGAGAACGTCGAGATCATCGCGAGTCTCGCCAGGGCGCTGGGCGGCGAGCTCGGGGCGAGCCGCCCGGTGGTCGACGCCGGCTGGGTTGATCACAGCCGTCAGGTCGGCACCACCGGCCAGACGGTGGCGCCCAAGCTTTATGTCGCCTGCGGCATCTCCGGGGCGATCCAGCACCTGGCGGGGATGAAGAAGTCGGGCTTCGTGGTGGCCATCAACAAGGACAAGGACGCCCCCATCGGCGAGGTCGCCGACGTGCTGGTGGTGGCCGACGTGCTGCAGCTGGCGCCGGCCCTGGTCGAGAAGATCAAGGCACTTTAAGCGCTCACGTCATGGATATTCTCGCCGCCTTTGGCAAGCAGGTGTAGCGCGACCGGCATCCTCATTTTCGAAGTCGGGCGGCCCAGGCCTGGCAGGGCGGAAATGCTGCCAAAACGGAAGAGACCGTACCTGTCACGGGTACGGTCTCTCTTATTTTCGGATCCGGTCGGGTTAGCCGGTTGGATGCTTCAGGCCTGCTTGTCGCCAAAGACCTGGGCGCTGAAGATGTAGATCTCGGTGTCATCGGCCTGCCAGGAGTCGATTGGCAGGCCGGCCTTGAGGCAGGTCTGGCGCAGGAACGTTTCACGGTCCCAGCCGTACTCGGGGGCGACCTGGGGAAGCAGTACGCCGCGGTAATATCCCCTTTCCAGGTAGATGCCGTGTTTGCCGACCTCGATCTCTTCGATGCTGTCTATCTTTTGCAGGGGGGAGAGGACCGAAATTTCCAGGGTGAAGTTCTGCAGATCATTCTCTTTCATCGGATAGAATCGCGGATCTTTGGAAGCCGAGGCGATGGCCATTTCCGCTACTTCACGGAAGAGCGGCAGTTCCGACTGGAAGTTGCCGATGCAGCCGCGCAACTGTCCGCCCTGCTTGATGGAGACGAAACAGCCGTTGCGCCTGTTGAGCACCTTTTCTTCGCGCGGCTCGACATATTTTTTGCCGGTGCGCACGCAGGTCTCAATGGCCTTGCGGGCGATGTCGAGAAGGGCGGCTTTCTCATTGGCGTTCAACTCTTTATCCACGGAGCCTCCTGCAAGTCGGATATCATCGAAAACAAGGGTCGTTCCCAAGCGGTCACACTATAGTCAAATCCGCCGTTTTTTTCAAGAAATTCAGATCGGCTCCAGCCAGGACCGGAAAAGTCCATCCAGGCATGAGGGGAATCTCGGGAACTGGATTCCAGTCGGGCTGTCTCATTCCTGACGGGGGGGAAAGAAATGGTGCTGAAGCGACTCGGTTAGCTCGGCGCAGAGAAAAATAAAGGCACCCGTCAATCGAGGTCGATTCGACCTCTCGGGCGCCCTATGTGGTTATAAATAATTTTGCTCGCCTGGACTCCGGAGGCCCGGACGCTCAAAGAACTCTCGGTGAAGCTGGCGGAGTTTGCAGTTTTGTTCAGTGGTTGACGACCAGCGCCTGAGTTGAGCCATGGACGAGCACCGAATCGCCCTCTTTGCTGATCCACAATGCGCCGCAGTCGCCACATTCCTGAAGGTTCTCGGCAAAACCGTCAGAGTGCGTATCGAGTTCGACGCGTGTTTTGTTTTGGCAGATGGGACATTCCATGGGTGAGCTCCTTTGTGTTATCTGGTTATTATTCCCAAACCTGTTTGGAATATACTCCTCAGGAAGTTGCTACGCAAGGGGAAAAATGCAATAAAAATGTTTTAAATCAACTATTTATGATGTAGACGGTTTGCTGGGTATAACGATTTTATATGTTTCTTTA
The sequence above is drawn from the Desulfuromonadales bacterium genome and encodes:
- a CDS encoding electron transfer flavoprotein subunit alpha/FixB family protein, which codes for MKALLVGEYREGKLLGSTYETLAFAQKIGAAAVLFAVGSEGDLPRFDGKLYLADAGRYGEYNPPAHKALLLEVIAKEKPDLVVLSHSSYGWDLAPRLAVALNAAQVSEVVDVRDGAFVVPACNAKLRRQVRPKSAVTVVTLQAGAFGLTGEPAGTPAVERIEAQAEGNVEFVGYEPAEKGEVDLSRAEVIVSAGRGIGKPENVEIIASLARALGGELGASRPVVDAGWVDHSRQVGTTGQTVAPKLYVACGISGAIQHLAGMKKSGFVVAINKDKDAPIGEVADVLVVADVLQLAPALVEKIKAL
- the amrA gene encoding AmmeMemoRadiSam system protein A, whose translation is MDKELNANEKAALLDIARKAIETCVRTGKKYVEPREEKVLNRRNGCFVSIKQGGQLRGCIGNFQSELPLFREVAEMAIASASKDPRFYPMKENDLQNFTLEISVLSPLQKIDSIEEIEVGKHGIYLERGYYRGVLLPQVAPEYGWDRETFLRQTCLKAGLPIDSWQADDTEIYIFSAQVFGDKQA